The sequence cacccaatcTCTGGAGGCCCCATCACTTaccctccttttctttctagcCTTAGCCTCAGCCACCTTCTTGATGGGACGTGCATTGATTTCCCGCCAGCGTTTCCGGTAATGCTCCACCTCCTTCTTACCAACAGGCAACTGTCGTATCCGGTGCTGCTTTTCCTCTTGCACAAACCACTCCGGAAGCTCCCCCTCATCCTCATTAAATGTGTACCTGAGTGGAAAGGACATCTGTCTAATATCCAACATTCCAGGCTTTCTAAAGAAATTAccagactgggcacggtggctcacgcctgtaatccctgcactttgggaggctgaggtgggcagatcacctgaggtcaggagtttgaccagcctggccaacatggtgaaaccccatctctactaaaaatacaaaaattagctgggcgtggtggttggcacctgtaatcccagctactcagaaggctgactCAAGCGATTCAAGGAGaatcaggctgcagtgagccaagatcgtgccattgcactccagcctgggcaacagagcgagactccatctcaaaaacaaaaaattacccatTTACCCACCAGACCCTGGGTCACTCTTGATGAGTTTATGGCCCCTTTACCGGTTGAAGGAGTTATCTATGAGGTCTCTCTTGGCCTTTTTGGAAGAGGCAATAACAGCACCTAGAGCAAGGCCTTCGGGGTCCAGTATCCGATGTTTCGctagagagggaaggagaaaggtcAAAGCTCAATTCCCAATACTGAGACTTCCAGTGGTCTTTTCTCATTCCACTGCATACAGAGCTCTCACCTGGGTCCTCAATAGGCACTATCTCAAACCCGTCATCATCTGACTTAGGCCCACGGCTTCGCTTCTTACCACGGAGGGGTTCCCAGCTGTGAAGAGGGGAGGACTCTGAGTGATTCCACCACTCTGTACTACTCAGACCGCACTCCCACGGAATTTGCAAAAATCCTGCCATGCAGGCTGTACCCCAGACCAGTTAAATCAGGATCGTCAGTACAGTATTTTTAACCCTCCCCATGTGCAGCCAAGATTAAGAACCCCCAATTTAGAGAAATGGTTCAAGCCACCGCTTCCTTTCCATCCCTTCTCTCAGCTGCAACTACTCACCTCTCTTCTTCCTCACTGCTAGTACTGCTATCACTGTCTGAGATGCCatccttttcttccccttcaaGGCCAGTGGCAGCTTCTGTCCCCGAAGAAGCCTCTGTTCCCTTAGGGGCTTCATCTTGGTACAGGGGAGACATTATCTCAGTCTTCAAACAGGAAGGGGGTGTCTGTGgcagctgctgcttctgctgctgctgccgtcCCTTCCGCCGGTTCTCAAATAACAGCTGGGCCTGACTGATCTCCAGGGCCTCATCGGCATCGTCCTCGATCCCAGCAAAGCTGCCCTGTGATAGGAGAACATCAGCTGCCCTTCTCCCAAGGAAGACTCATCTCCCCGCAGTCTTGCCCCCGGCCTCTCCTTACCTTTGAGAACCACAGGTTGGCTTGTTCTTCCTGCAGTACTGCCTTTTCCTCCAGTGGTACCAGCAGTggattctcctcctcctcctcctctttatcATCTTGCACTTCAGTAAGTCGCATACTGTAGACCCAAAGGAAAGTAGGGGGCTCAGAGACCCAGATTGCCTGGAGCCCTTGCTGCCCTACTCAGGCTCTGGTAGTACCCACCCTAACACTTCCTCAGAGTGGCAGCATTCCCTTTGGTGCACACGTGCCCCTTACCGCTTTTGGTCCCTTAGACCCTGATGTCCCCTGACTCCTGCCAGCTCCTCTGGATCCAGGTCACTATCCAGAGATGTGTCATCACCGTCGTCCTCAACATCTGACACATAGATATCATCCCTTGGCAGATCGGACAGAAATGTGTCTGCTGCACTCATATCCCCTTGTGTTACTTCCTCTAATAACTGAAGTGTAACAGAAACAAAGGTAAactatttaaaaggaaatatactgtttttttttctgtgtccctCACCTCAGTCTATGCTCAGCAACACTAGAAAGAACACTGGCAAATCCATTATCCtttcacagatgggaaagctCAGATCCAGGGTAGTGAATGGCCTGTTTACAACATCCCGTTCTAGGCTGGGTTACTGATCTATCCCACTCAGCTGTCTTGTCTCAGTGGTATCACAAATAGGTCTTAAGGAAGGTACCTACAGCCCACATAGCACCAAATCTTAACATATTCTACAACActggttttcctttaaaaattattctcagaCAGCATCTCAATCATCTCCTGAGAATACCGTCTACACAGTTTGTTTCCACTGAATAAAAGGGGCCCAGCCAACATACATCCAACAAAACTGTTCCACTTAAACCAATTGTCAGaaccttttattttcctcatggtAAAGATactaggctgggtatggtggctcacacctgtaatctcagcattttgggaggctgaggcaggaggattgcttgatgccaggagtttgaggctgcagtgagtcatgatggcaccactgaactccagcctgggtgacaaaacaagatcttgtctcaaaggaaaaactcCAACTACTATTTCTTGAGTGTTTATCACATATGAGGGATTACAcctatctttttttattcctcaCCAAAAACTCTAGTAGGTAGGTTCTAttattgttttacagatgaggaaactgaggcagcaagGATAAGTGGTAGTCAGCTCAGTCACTTCACAAAGCTCCAGGTGGTAGAGCTGGGAAGGAAACCTGAGCCTGTGTCTGCTCTAGGGCCACCATGCTCTACTGCCCTCCTGTACAACAAAGATGACCTGATTATGACACTCCCACACATAAGCCACAAAAGTTCATTTTGTTTGTGACCCTGATTTTGTCAGGAAAAACATGTTCTTCAGTATTCAGTGGAAGTACCCTAATGCGAGTGCTCACTTGGTCTCAATGAACTAAAGAATGCTGCTCCCCTCTGAGGGAGATCCTCTATTCATCTGTGCTTGAAACTCAAGTAACCTGGCAGCATCTACTATAACCTAAGTTCTTTTCTGATGTTCTAGTTCTTCAAGAATAAATctatcagccgggcgcggtggctcacgcctgtaatcccagcactttgggaggccgaggtgggcagatcacgaggtcaggaggtcgagaccatcctggctaacacggtgaaaccccgtctctactaaaaatacaaaaaattagccaggcgtggtggtaggcgcctgttgtcccagctactcgggaggctgaggcaggagaatggtgtgaacctggaaggtggagcttgcagtgggccgagatcgtgccactgcactccagcctgggcaacagagcaagactccgtctcaaaaaaaaaaaaaataaatctatcacACTCATCTATCTACCTAACTCATCCTTTTTGGTTTATGTTTCTTTGTGGCCTTATACTCACCAAGGCACCCTGTGGTGAAGACAGCAACCACAGCCTATCGTTCGGCAACCTAAAAAGACATTCAACACCCCCCACCTCCAAACACCCAAACAGATCCTTCTGTCTCCTAAACCTGCACCCCCAATGCCGCCTCACCTGGTGACCCCGGATGGTGCTCAAGGAGAACATGCCAGTCTCCCCCTCGTCTGCAATGGAAACCCCAGGCAGATCCATCTTCAGCTCCACACGCTCCCGCTGCTTTCTCTGCTCACGCAAcagcttctttttcttcctgaggGGGTGGATTGAGGGAGTAAAACCGGCCCAGCTCCAAAGTTTCTATCCATGCCTTGCATTTTCTTCTCCCATCTTCACACAGTCCCTGCGTTGGGGAACTCCAAGCTCTACCCCAGCTCCTTTCACCTCTTCAATTCCGCCACCTCCTGGGCCTTCATTTCTGCCAAGGTCTGGTTCAgttgttcctcctcctcctcttcctcctcctccttagaGGGCTGCTTTGTGGTTCCAGCTGTTGAGTCCTCCTCATCACCTTCATCTTCCTCTCCAGAGCTGAGGCTGGCAAAACAGTCCCAAGAGTTGGGTTATTTTCCCAGACTTTTCCCCTGGACACCCAGTCCACACCTGCCTCGCTGCGTTCTCTCCTCACCTGATGTCCAGTGCCTTTGCTTGTTCTTTCAGCTTCTTGGCCACATATCGCCGAAGTTTTGTTCTCCAGTTTAGTAGCGACCTGCCCCAGAGATACTATTACTGATCTTGCCATCTCCCTCTTTGTCCCCGCCCCCTTCTGTTTTAGGCTCACTACCCACCTTTCGGGCTTCGGCTACATAAATCAAAAGGCTCAGGCCCCCATCCCAAACCTTTAGCACAGCAATATCCTCTTCCCAGAGGTCCAACATCATGGCCTTTCCCTGCCTCCAGGGCTCCTGGCCCCCGTGCCTACCCCACTCCATACCTGAGCTCCTTGCGCCCCAACACTCTGATGTCCTGACAGCACACCCGTATGTCCTCAGTGGTAGCTGGATGCTGTGCCAACTCTTCATCATCTACCATGATCTGTTTGGGAGGATGGAAAGGTGTCAGGGGAGATCCTCAGGCCATGTTTCTGGGGCTACCTCATGTCCCTCAAGGCTGGAGACTCACTTCGCTGGCCTTGGAGAGGAAGTCAACAGGGTTGGCAGCTCGGAGGAAGTCAGTGACTGAGGTACGGTGATAGAGAGTGAGGTCACCCTCAGCATAGCCTTCAGCcttaggaaggaaaagagagaagcttGGTCAGGCCCTTCTAAGGTACCTGTAGGACCCACCAGGCCCAACCTCCCTAGAGTTCCAGGACCCAAGAGTGACCCCATTCCCCAAAACACACCTTTGGCTTCTTCTTAGTAACCAATTCAGTAACGGTCTTAGCCTGAACTTCAACCTCCTTAAAGGCAAATTTGGGGTCAAAGAATTTACTGTCAACCTTGTCAGGGGCCAGGAATCCTAAAAATGACAGGATATATTAAAAAGTGTGCTTTGGGAGTTGGGAGCCTGGatcaagagaaaggaaatgatgCCCACCTTGGCAGACTACAAAGATCTCTGCAGATTCATGGCGAGAGGCTTGGGGCTTGGTGGCCTGGACACGGCGGAACAGCTGCTGAAAGATCCATAGCAGAGGCTGATAGTCACGAGAACGGAAAACCTTTGTGATGAAGCTGCCACCACGGGCCAAAAAGTCACAAGCCAAACGTAGAGCCATCAGTGTCAAATGGGCTGTAGGATAGAGACAATTAGTTGACGCACTCTGCAGCCCAGGAGGGCATGCgcccacctccaccatcacctgATCTCCAAGCACCACACTCCCTGTACCTTGTGAGTAAGCATCATGGACCCAGCTAGCCCCAACGTTGGGGGCCCCATCATTGAGCACAACATCAACCTTCCAGGTCTTCAGCTCCTTCCTCAGGgcctaaagagaagaaaaggaactaTGGAAACAGAAACACTGGAATGGCCCTGGTTCAGCCATTTGTCCATCTAGTCATTTGCTGAGTGCCCATCATGGGCCAAATGCAGTACCAGGCACAGGAGATACAATAGTAAACAAAAACAGTATGTCTCTACCTTCATGGAGATTACAGTCTGACACTGAATTCACAGGAGAAGACTTCACTAAAGATCTCTGCCCTTCTCCCAATTCCAAACACCTTTATCCCTGACTCTAAATAAAGCCTGGAGTGGACACTACGAATGCCATAGGTCTTGTCGTACAGATGTCAGGCAAGAACGTGCTCAAAGCACggtaaaaaggaaaaacttgCCTTTAGAGGATTTCAGGGATGTAGATGTTTCCGTATaaagggggaaggaagagagagactcCTATTACCTGCCTACAACGTTCTGTTGTGATGTCCTGCTGGAGAGTCACCACATTGGGGAGAGGCTTGATTGGAACCAGGTCCACTCCTGGAAGAAATCAGGTCAGAGTATTCTAAAAGGTTGCTTCAAGCAGGGAGGAGAGAAATACAGGACAAAATACCTTATACACCCACCCCTTAAAACACCAAGGAGAGCTGTCCGTTACTCACCCACAATAAGGCTGGATACAGGCATAAACTTGGCAGCTACCTGCAGCCTataaaaggaacagaaatttaaaaacctagaGCCATCCTTTTCCCCCTCTTGGCAACTGATCTCTCATCCCTGGTGTTACGTGTACTGGCCAAAGCATATCATAGGCACGTATTCCAAGCCCTTTCTCTGCAATCAAGAAAGGAAACGGCCCCCAAGAGGACCGGGATTCGGGTTCCCCTCCCGCagtgaaactggaagccatcccAGCTCAGAACCCAGAAAGCGGCCACCAGGAGCAACCTGTGGCGAGTGTTACGAACCATCCCCCTGGCGCAGCACACAGGTCCAGCAAGGCTCGGGCTTTCTGCAGGAACTGAAAGCGGCGATTGAGCTGGATCAGCTTGAAAGCAGATCGGGAACGGTAACCTGGACAAAACAACCAAGTGCGCAAACTGCTTCACTAGTAGGATTTCTCCGGCCTCGCAACCGACCACCCCTTCTGCAGGAGAGGTACATAATGGTCGCAAAGAGCAGGCGAACCGGGCAGAGATCGCTCGCTCGCTCGCAGACTGAGCGAATCCGGACTCACCCGTCTCCTTCGCCAAGTGATAAAACTTGTCTCGTCGGCTCTTGCCAACTTTGCCCTTCTTGCCCATGGTGGAAAGGGGGAGTATCCCTCAATCTGGGGAGAAAGTAGAAGTTGGGAACGTCTCTTTCCGGAGCACCAGATTCCACTTCCAGTTTCCCACTTCCAGTTTCCCACTTCCCGCAGCAATTCCACCCCGCGCCCCTCTCCGCACACTACCTAGACCCAGAGCCGCTTTCTCCACACTTGGAACCGCACAAGTATGCAGCTAACTACTTCCGCTTCCGCTTGCGTCCCCTGCGTCCCTGGCTCGAGGTTTTCCGCCATTTTGAGTGTGGCCCTAGATTGTTCTCAATACTCTGTCCTTGGGTTTTGTAAGTTGAAAGTTGAGACTAGGAAGGCATATCACAAGAACTATAAACAGAGTTTCAATGAGGCAACACTGAGGAGGAGTTCTACTCCTTCCTCATCCCCTTCCAAAGCCCCTGAACTCGAGTAGCCGCCCCTCCCATCATGGTTCCCTTAGTGTGGTCTCGCCGCACACCCCGCCCATTGACCCGGAATTCTTCTCTGCCTGGTCTTCAGGTCCCAATCCTCCGCTTCCGCGCTTGCGCGCCAAGACGGCTCGGATGCCGGCGGTCTCTGCTGAAGAGAGAAGATGGCGCTTGACGGACCAGAGCAGGTATGGCGGGTGCAGTGGCGGCCCGGCAGGTTACGGGGCTGGGTGCGGAGCGAGCGTGATCTGAGTGGAGAGCGGGCCGGGGCAGGAGCGTCGGGTGGGTCGGAGGTGCCTGGACCAGTCCATGCTGGACGCTGCCTGCGACCGGATCTGCTGTGTCAGCGCCGCCCTCGGTGAGTCAGGGCAAGGCTGGGAGAGGAAGACGCGGTAGAAGCGGAGTGAGTGAGGGAAGCGATGGGCGCGGGAATGGCCGGCCCACGGGTCGCAGGAGACGGGACGCCAGTCCTTTGGCTCCGTTCCGCTGGCTCCTTCGTCAGTACTGACACCTCGGGCTTGTAGAGCACTTCACGCAGTGCAAAGCGCCCCCCGTCTATATCATATCGCCTCTCGGTCCTCCTAAAAGTCGTATGAGGTAGGCGGCGttcccattcttttattttagtcCTGGGAAAATGGAGGGTtccaagggagggagggattagAACCCAGATCCTGAGCCTCCGAAGTCCAAACTTTTTCTACTACGCAAAGCTACCTGGTGTCAAGCCTTATTCAAAGTGCCCTGCAAGTGGCTTTACCCCCTCGGATGTTTAACCTGTCGTTTAAGACTCACTCTGTGTCttcagatggagctggaggaggggAAGGCAGGCAGCGGACTCCGCCAATATTATCTGTCCAAGATTGAAGAACTCCAGGTGAGGACGGACTCCAGAGGGAGCTAGGAAGGGTGATGATGGGGGATGGAAACGGACTTCCACAAATCCATCTAATTCCTTTGGGAGTGCAGTGGAAGAAGCTGCTGCTTctcctttcttgtttgtttcttagCTAGTAGGGTGTATGTATCAGAAGTAAGCAATCTCTTGTTCTCCTCCAGTCCCATCTCTTTGAGGGTCTTAGTGTTCACAGTTTGTTACACATCTTCGAGTCAAATCTTAATAGTAAAGGTACCTCTAGCCAAAGGTCAACCCTTTTGGAAGAAGCCCGAATGAAAAGGATTCTTATAAAAGGGAAACATAAGCTCAGGAGTTGAAATTTATCACCAAGAGGTTGGGTGAGGGTGAAGTGAGAATGTGAGGAAGGGCATCATTGAGGGATCTGGACAATGCTAATTCCATAGAGACTGAATGAAAGAAATTGGGCAACCCAGAGCCCTAGCCTAAAGCGCTAAACCATAGAAAAAGGACCGTTTATGTTGTTAATCAAATGTTTGTGTTACCAGTAAGGCTTCCAGCAGTAAGGTATGGCTTCCAGTAGTAAGCCTTACAGACAACATAAACAGTAGTCTGTTAGTGTTACGTTATACTGTTACGGTAGGCTGTTAGTAGTTTAACTTTGGACAGGTCCATGGATTTTCAATTTCACCCTAACCCCCTGCGTTGTTCAAGTGTCAACTGTAATATAAATTGGATGGGGGAAAGCCACAAAAGACAATTCTGAATTCCAAGTGCATTTGCAGGTATTATGTTTAGTTTACCATTTTTGAatgctttttcatgtgtttttattcGTTCACCTTAGTAGTCTTGAAGCAGGGTAGCTGATGCTATACCCATGTGCCGTTTGGTAACagatctagatttttaaaaatagattgtcTTACCTTTACTTTGCTTTTGATTGACAGCGGCTGGGCTAGAACTCAGGTTTCTCACCTAACAATCTTTCCACCAGGTGTTGTTGCCTTCCTGCAAGAAATTTGGTGTTACATGAGCCAGCTGTAACTTTTCTCCATTAGATTCTGTTACTCCTGGACCAGTATTGGACAAGCAGCCTTCTTTGATGGCTGCTGTAAGGTCCAGAGGGACTCTTGAAGGACAGGGCAGGGTCATTAGGATCATACTGGAGAATCTGAAACAACATGCAGGTGCCCTGTGCCCTTCCCTCAGCTCATTCAGACCTGTGAGGTCTTGGCCAAGATCCTACCTCCTCCTGTCTCCTGCCCTTGAATAATGGAATTTGTCTCTTGTCTGCCACAGCTGATTGTGAATGATAAGAGCCAAAACCTCCGGAGGCTGCAGGCACAGAGGAACGAACTAAATGCTAAAGGTGAGTGGAGAAAGATGGGAAGCCGCATGTGGGCAGTTTGTCTGAGGTCTGTCCTTATCTCCCTGCACTGTGTCTTCACAGCAGTGCTTACTGTTTTCTCCCTGTCATCATCTAGTAGTTTCACATGCATCTCTTTTTCCTGAGCCCTATTGTAGCCTCcttaaatacatgaattttgaCCTTTGGCCTTCCTTTAATAAGAGTGATGCTTAGCTCATGCACGTAGAATTGGGTCCTGGAGACTCCAAAGGAGTAGCTAGGTGACCACTGTGTCTGTTTGCCATCTAGTTCGCCTATTGCGGGAGGAGCTACAGCTGCTGCAGGAGCAGGGCTCCTATGTGGGGGAAGTAGTCCGGGCCATGGATAAGAAGAAAGTGTTGGTCAAGGTAAAAGCAGCATGACCCCAGGGACCAGCTCGGTCTCCACTGCATTCCCACCCCTTTGTGTGTAGCCTCGGGAGACAGGGTTCTGTGTTCTGTCAAGGTATTGTGGGATTCTCATAGGTCTTCCTGGGTAGGATTAGTGATTTGGTGGCTGTCAAGGAAGGTCATGAGCCCTTGTTTCTTTAGGTACATCCTGAAGGTAAATTTGTTGTAGACGTGGACAAAAACATTGACATCAATGATGTGAGTGTAGCAggtgaggtggtggtggtggtggggtcaGCTCTTACTGTACCACTTCTGAAACTCGCCCCCTTCACCCAGGTGACACCCAATTGCCGGGTGGCTCTAAGGAATGACAGCTACACTCTGCACAAGATCCTGCCCAACAAGGTAGACCCATTAGTGTCACTGATGATGGTGGAGAAAGTACCAGATTCAACTTATGAGATGATTGGTGGACTGGACAAACAGATCAAGGAGATCAAAGAAGTGATCGAGCTGCCTGTTAAGCATCCTGAGCTCTTCGAAGCACTGGGCATTGCTCAGCCCAAGGTGAGGAGCAGGGCTTCTCTGAGAGGGCCAAGCTGTACTtactcctcctgccccagccagccCTACTGCAGGGGTTGGGGAGGCACCGGGATAGGCTGCATCTTGCTTGGGCTGGCCCTCCCCCTGAAAAGAGTGGCTGGGGAAGTGTTCCTAGGGCGGTGAGGTGGTTTGGATAGAAGGGACCttgatgttccttttttttttttgtatccctAACATCTAGCAAGGGACCCAGCACTCGGTAAATGTTCACTGAATGAAATGAGGGGTGTAGCTTTCTGCCCTGAGTCCTGCTGTTCCCCTGTAGGGAGTGCTGCTGTATGGACCTCCAGGCACTGGGAAGACACTGTTGGCCCGGGCTGTGGCTCATCATACGGACTGTACCTTTATTCGTGTCTCTGGCTCTGAACTGGTACAGAAATTCATAGGGGAAGGTAACCATGGCTAGCAATGTGAGAAGCAAGAGGTAGGGGTAGGGGGTTAGAGAGCTAATAAGCTAATAAGCTCCCTAACACCAGCTCGGCCTCCACACAGGGGCAAGAATGGTGAGGGAGCTGTTTGTCATGGCACGGGAACATGCTCCATCTATCATCTTCATGGACGAAATCGACTCCATCGGCTCCTCGCGGCTGGAGGGGGGTTCTGGAGGGGACAGTGAAGTGCAGCGCACGATGCTGGAGTTGCTCAACCAGCTCGACGGCTTTGAGGCCACCAAGAACATCAAGGTAAGGTGGTAGCATCCTTGGGATGGGCCCAGGGAAGGCCTGGGTGCCACGCAGGCTGAGGAAGAGGTTTAGCTGATCCCCACTTGCTTTCTCTGCTCAGGTTATCATGGCTACTAATAGGATTGATATCCTGGACTCGGCACTGCTTCGCCCAGGGCGCATTGACAGAAAAATTGAATTCCCACCCCCCAATGAGGAGGTTTGTGATGGACACTGTGCAAAGTGGCTCtggctgtgggggtggggtgtggggctCAGGCTTTTCCTTGCCATCTCCAGGCCCGGCTGGACATTTTGAAGATTCATTCTCGGAAGATGAACCTGACCCGGGGGATCAACCTGAGAAAAATTGCTGAGCTCATGCCAGGAGCATCAGGGGCTGAAGTGAAGGTAATTGGAGTACCCACTGAAAacagggcagaggcaggaagctCTGGGCTCAAGGGCCACAGATGAGGGGCACAGCAGTGgggcctcaatttccttttcCTGTTCAGGGCGTGTGCACAGAAGCTGGCATGTATGCCCTGCGAGAACGGCGAGTCCATGTCACTCAGGAGGACTTTGAGATGGCAGTAGCCAAGGTATAGGCCTCCATCTTTGTGCCTTTGCCAGTGGTGGCTCTGGGGCAGTGGGCTAGGGCATGTGTGTGTTCGTAACTTAATGTTCATTCTCTCTCCCACCCCTAGGTCATGCAGAAGGACAGTGAGAAAAACATGTCCATCAAGAAATTATGGAAGTGAGTGGACAGCCTTTGTGTGTATCTCTCCAATAAAGCTCTGTGGGCCAAGTCCTCTAGGACTCCAGTCTGTTAATGAGGGCTGTGCTGTTCAAGGACCAGGTCCAGGCACCACCAATAGACAAAAGGATTTATTTGGAAATTTCCAAACCTGCCAGATGTGGCACTCGCCAAGCCCTAGGCCCACCCTCCTCACCAAGCTCCAAAGGGCAACACCAgtcctcccagcctccccatTCACCTTACCCTGGCCTCCACATGCACATACCCCATACCTCAGGCCATGCTAGAGAACTGGAGTGTCCCCTCCCCGGCCCAAGCCGCTGGAGAGGCAGCCCTCTGGCATCCCAGGAGATGATGGCGGCCAGAGCCGCTTGCATAgattgaggaaagaaaagaaggaggcaCCTAACAGGCTCCCTGAAAACCCCCAACTTACCCCTGTACAAAAAAAGTGGCTCCCACATAGAAAACTTGCTCCCAAAATAGTGCaaatacccaaaggaaaggaaaaaaccaGCAGCAAGGCTGGGCTTGTAGGAATGGCAAAGAACTTTGGTTTAGAAAGGCTAGGAAGAGTCTGGGCTGCACCTCCTCTTCCTAGCCCAGCTCCCCAGAGCCAGCTCTGACCCTCGCCCCAGGGGGAGTCTGTAAACATGCAAACCCAGCAGCCTTTGGTTCGGAAATGTCTTACAATGTCAAAGCACAGCCTCCAGCAGTCCTACTTGGGCCTGCCTGCAGGGGGGCAGAGGAGGCATCTGCTGAACCCAATTAAAGCCAATGCAAAAAGTATAAGGCTTTGGGGACCAAGCAACAAGGAATCCTATCACTACATTTATAAGACTAAAGCTGGAGAGTAGAGGGTGACAGCAGACACTCCTCACCCCAGCCTACGTGTCTGCGGCCCCAGCAAGGACCCAGAGGGTGGTCTCCCTCCAGGCTCCAGGGCTGGGAAGAAAGATCCCTGAGCAGTTAGGTCAGGCGAATTCCCAGCACCTGTTCCAGTTCCTGCCTTCGCTGCTGCACCTGGAGAAGGGAGAAACCAAGTGGCTCAGGCCTTTGCTACTCACGGCCAAAGGAGGGAAAACAGGGCAGAGCCTCACCTTGGCAAAGATGTGCCTGCCTACTGCTTCCTGGGCCCAGGGCTGGTGGTAGAAAGCAGCTCGTCTCTCCTCCTCAGGATTTCCAATCACATCAGTGATGATCTGCAAAGAGCCAGGAGGAAAGCCATAGCATAATCCCCACCCCTGGGCTAATCCACCCTGGGAACTGCTGTGGGTAAAAATCACCCAGAGCTTTACATAGGAGTCCCCTCGGGAAAGAGGACTACACCTTGAGGTCTCGGCGCTGGGAACGGAGCCATTCCTGGATGAAGTCCTGGGGGTCGGTGCTAAAACTGAGCATGAAATCTCTCTGGGTCTTCAGCTGGTTGATGGACTCAATGGTCTCATGGATCTGGAGAGGGTACCTGTGTCAGACTGTGCCCCCAAAGCTTACATGCAAGCAACTGAGCCAGAGTTCCCATCCCGTCCTCCAGGTGCTACATGTATGGA comes from Homo sapiens chromosome 17, GRCh38.p14 Primary Assembly and encodes:
- the FTSJ3 gene encoding pre-rRNA 2'-O-ribose RNA methyltransferase FTSJ3 isoform X1, yielding MGKKGKVGKSRRDKFYHLAKETGYRSRSAFKLIQLNRRFQFLQKARALLDLCAAPGGWLQVAAKFMPVSSLIVGVDLVPIKPLPNVVTLQQDITTERCRQALRKELKTWKVDVVLNDGAPNVGASWVHDAYSQAHLTLMALRLACDFLARGGSFITKVFRSRDYQPLLWIFQQLFRRVQATKPQASRHESAEIFVVCQGFLAPDKVDSKFFDPKFAFKEVEVQAKTVTELVTKKKPKAEGYAEGDLTLYHRTSVTDFLRAANPVDFLSKASEIMVDDEELAQHPATTEDIRVCCQDIRVLGRKELRSLLNWRTKLRRYVAKKLKEQAKALDISLSSGEEDEGDEEDSTAGTTKQPSKEEEEEEEEEQLNQTLAEMKAQEVAELKRKKKKLLREQRKQRERVELKMDLPGVSIADEGETGMFSLSTIRGHQAGVQWCHHDSLQPQTPGIKQSSCLSLPKC
- the FTSJ3 gene encoding pre-rRNA 2'-O-ribose RNA methyltransferase FTSJ3 gives rise to the protein MGKKGKVGKSRRDKFYHLAKETGYRSRSAFKLIQLNRRFQFLQKARALLDLCAAPGGWLQVAAKFMPVSSLIVGVDLVPIKPLPNVVTLQQDITTERCRQALRKELKTWKVDVVLNDGAPNVGASWVHDAYSQAHLTLMALRLACDFLARGGSFITKVFRSRDYQPLLWIFQQLFRRVQATKPQASRHESAEIFVVCQGFLAPDKVDSKFFDPKFAFKEVEVQAKTVTELVTKKKPKAEGYAEGDLTLYHRTSVTDFLRAANPVDFLSKASEIMVDDEELAQHPATTEDIRVCCQDIRVLGRKELRSLLNWRTKLRRYVAKKLKEQAKALDISLSSGEEDEGDEEDSTAGTTKQPSKEEEEEEEEEQLNQTLAEMKAQEVAELKRKKKKLLREQRKQRERVELKMDLPGVSIADEGETGMFSLSTIRGHQLLEEVTQGDMSAADTFLSDLPRDDIYVSDVEDDGDDTSLDSDLDPEELAGVRGHQGLRDQKRMRLTEVQDDKEEEEEENPLLVPLEEKAVLQEEQANLWFSKGSFAGIEDDADEALEISQAQLLFENRRKGRQQQQKQQLPQTPPSCLKTEIMSPLYQDEAPKGTEASSGTEAATGLEGEEKDGISDSDSSTSSEEEESWEPLRGKKRSRGPKSDDDGFEIVPIEDPAKHRILDPEGLALGAVIASSKKAKRDLIDNSFNRYTFNEDEGELPEWFVQEEKQHRIRQLPVGKKEVEHYRKRWREINARPIKKVAEAKARKKRRMLKRLEQTRKKAEAVVNTVDISEREKVAQLRSLYKKAGLGKEKRHVTYVVAKKGVGRKVRRPAGVRGHFKVVDSRMKKDQRAQQRKEQKKKHKRK